CGAGTGGGTCCTCACCTGGGGTATGGACTGCGCGCCAGGGCTCGGCGTCGACCCGGGCTGCAAGACCAACGCGCTGGCCGCGCGGATGCAGATGCTGCTGCTTCCGGCGGGACCGGGTATCGGCAGCGTCCTGGTGGTCGTCGTGGGCATGGTCGTGCTCGTGGCGAGCATCGTGCAGGCGATGCTGCTGCTGTTCCGTAACGGCGCCATCATCATCCTCGCCGGAATGCTGCAACTCGCCGCCAGCGGCAGCTTCACCGCAGCCACCAGTAACTGGTTGAAGCGGGTGCTCGGCTGGCTGCTCGCGATGGTCTTCTACGAGCCGTTCGCCGCCACCAGCTACGCGGTCGCGTTCATGCTCGTCGGCGATCCGCAGAACCGGGACATCTCGACGTGGTTCACCGGTGCCGGGATGCTCGGCATGACGCTCGTGGCGTTGCCGGCCATGATGCGGTTCTTCAACTGGACCGTCGGCGCGGTACAAACCACCGGGAACTCCGCCGGCATGCTGGCTGCGGCGGGCGCCGCAGGGCTGCACGCGGTCGCGTCGAGACGCGGCTCATCCGGCATGTCCGCGACGGACTATGCCCGGGATATGGACCGCCGCTATCCGCCGCAGCCCAGCGGCGGCGACAGCGGATCGGGCACGCCTCGACCGACCCCGCCGGTATTCACCGGCCCCTCCCCCACCGCTGGTGCCGCCCCCTCGGCGAGTACCGCGACGACCACCACCGCGAGCGCCTCAGCCGGCAGCGCTACGACGACGGCGACGACGGCCGGCGGCAGCGCCGCGGCCGGTGCGGGCGCTGGTGCCGCAGGCGCCGGTGCGGTCGGGGCGTCCGCCGCAGCGGGCCCTGCCGCGCCTGTCGTCGCCGGTGTCGTTGTCGGCGCGCAGGTGGCGGGGGCAGCAGTCAAGTCCGCGGCGAGCACCGCGTCCCGTTCGACGGAAACCGGGTGATCAGGATGCCTACGAACGCTCAGGCCGAGGAGACACGAACCTACGGTGGTTGGCGTCGCGCTCGACCGCTGGGCATGTTCGGGCTCGGCTTCGGTCAGACGATGGTGGTGCTCGCGGCAATGACCGTCGCGCTGATCACGGTGTCGGTGAGTCTGACCGCTCTCGCGGTGGTCGGCCCCGTCTGCCTGATCGTCATCGTCGGCAACGTCGCTCAGTGGGACGGTGTGTCGCTGGCGCAGGCGCTCGTGCAGCGTTTCCGCTGGGTCGCCGGTTCCGGCCGTGGCCGCACGAGCTTCCGCAGCGGCGTGATGTCGGCGCAAGAGCACGCCTGGCAACTGCCGGGCGTGCTCGCCCCGACCGTCCTGCTGTCCGTCGATGATGGCCACGGCGGCACGTACGGCGTGGTGTGGCATCGCCGGCTCAGGACCATGACCGTCACCCTGCGGTGCGCCGCCCAGTCGACCTGGCTGGCCGACCCGGAGGCGGCGACCGCCTGGGTGTCGAACTGGGGCGGCTGGCTGGCCGGCCTCGGTCACGTGCCGATCGTGCGATGGGTCGCGGTCACGGTGGACACCGCGCCGGATTCCGGCACCCGGCTGGCTGACTACATCACCGGCCGGCTGGCACCGGACGGGCCAGCGGCAGCGGTGCGAGTGATCCAGCAGCTCATCGCCGCCGCACCACAGGCCGCCGCTGACGTGCAAACGACCGTGTCGATCACCTTCGAGCCGGCTGCGTCGCCGGCCCGGCCCAAGACGGTGCCGGACTGTCTCGCGGAGGTCGATCGCGCCTTGCCCGGCTTGCAGGACGCGCTGGCCGGGTGCGGGCTGACGGTGCTGGGTCGGGCGACAGCGGCGCAGATCGCCGGAATCGTGCGGCACGCCTTCGATCCGACCAGTCGAGGCGAGGTGACCCGGCTGCTCAGCGCCGCGCCGGACGCGGCAGCCGAGCTGCTGGACTGGAGCAACGCCGGCCCGGTCGCCGCCGAGGAACACACCGATCGCTACGAGCACGACGGCGCCACCAGTGTGACCTGGGCGTGGCACGAGGCACCGCGTCAGCCGGTCACGCACCACGTGCTCGCCCGGCTGCTCGCCCCCGGCGAGCAGCCGAAACGGGTCACGCTGCTGTACCGCCCGATGACCGCCGGGCAAGCTGCCGGCGAGGTCGAGCGGCAGGTCAACGCCGCCCAGTTCCGGTCCGCCTACCGGCGAGCGCGCAAGCTCGATCCGACCGCCCGGGACATCGCCGACCACGAGCAGGCCGCGCAAGCCGCACGAGAAGAAGCGCTCGGCGCAGGTGTCGGCCTGATCAGCCTCTGGGTGACCACCACCGTGCTCGATCCGGCCGACCTCGGCCGGGCCGTCGCGGATGTGGAAAGCCGCGCGGAGACGTGCAAGGTGCGGCTTCGCCGCCTGTGGCGTTCCCAGGCGGCCGGGTTCGCCGTCACCCTCCCGGCCGGGATCTGCCCGCCGGTGCTGGCCCAGCAGTGGCCGAACTGATCTTCCCTCTCTCCAGGAGCACTCCCATGGCATTCGCAGATATTGACGTGACCGCGCTCGGCCCGATCCCCCCGGCCTGGGGATGGCGTCGACCGGGCGCCGGCCGCGCCGTCCACGTAACGGCCGGTACCGAGTACCAGGCCACGACCGTGCAGGCCGCCGGCTTGTACCCGTTCACCGCCGGCAGCGGCGCCCCCCTGCTGGGCGTGCCGATCGGCCGGCACCAGCTCTGGGGTGAGTCCGTGCTGCTCGACCCGTTCGAGTGGCTCAACGCCGGACTGATCACCAACACCGGTGTTTTCGTGCTCGGCCAGCCGGGTGCCGGCAAGTCCGCACTGGCCAAGCGGCTGGTCATGGGAATGGCCGCCACCGGCACCCAGATCTTGATTCTCGGAGACACGAAGCCGGACTACAGCCGGGTCGTGCAGCACCTCGATGGTCAGGTCATTCGGGTCGGCAGGGGTCTGGACCGGATCAACCCGCTCGACGCCGGCCCGCTCGGCACCGTGCTGTCGCGGATGAGCGGACCCGACGCCGACCAGCTTCGCCTGGAGGTACGCGGGCGGCGGCTGACCCTGCTCATCGCCCTGTGCACGCTCGTGCGCGACGGCGGGCAGGTTAGCAACACCGAGGAGGTCGTCCTCGGCAGGGTCGTCGACCTGCTTGCCGAACGGCGCACCGGAGATCCGGTGATCCCCGACGTGCTCGCAGTGCTTGACCAAGGACCGGACACCATCCGCGCCGCAGCGCGGGCTACCTCGGCGGCCGACTACCGCCGCCGGATCGACGACCTGGTCGCCACCCTGCGCCTGTTGTGCGAGGGCACGCTCGCCGGTGTCTTCGACTCCGCCACCTCCACCCCAATCGACCTGTCTGCCAAGGCGGTCAGCATCGACATCTCCCGGGTGGCCGCCGCCGGCGACAAGCTGGTCGCCGCAGCGATGCTGTCCACCTGGAGTTACGGGTACGCCGTTATCGACGCTGCCGCCGTGCTCGCCGACCAGAGCCTCGCTCCCCGGCGGCGACATCTGGCGATCATGGACGAGCTGTGGCGGGCGCTCCGGGGAGCGCCCGGGTTGGTCGAGCCGGCCGACGCGCTCACCCGGCTGTCGCGCAACCTCGGCGTCGCACAGATCATGCTCACCCACTCGCTGGACGACCTGGACGCGCTGGCCAGCGACGAGGACCGCGCCAAGGGACGCGGCATGGCCGAACGGTGCGCCATCAAGGTCTTGGCCGCGTTGCCTGGCCGGGAACTGGACCGGATCAGCCAGATGGTCCGGCTGTCCGTGCCCGAGCGGGACATGGTCGCGTCCTGGGCCGCCCCCGAAGCACTGGTGCCCGGCGCCATGCATCCCGGTCGCGGAAAGTACCTCGTCAAGACCGGCGAGCGGGCGGGAATGCCCGTCGCGCTGCACCTGGTCGGCGAAGAACTCGCCCTCTACGACACGGACGCCGCCGTACGGGCAGGTGCCCGATGAGCGGCATCCGCAACCAGCAGCCGATCTACCCACGCGGTAGCGCCGGCGGATACCCCCTAGCCCCGTGGCTGATCCTGGGAGCCTGCGCCGCCACCGCGGCCTTGACCTGGCTGGCGTGGATCGCCGGCCGCCTCGCCGCCGTGGCCGCCGGCCGCCCCTGGGACACCGGCCCATCCTTCGGCTGGGAGTTCACGAAGCGCCTGCTTGACCAGGACTGGCAGCATCTGTGGCCCGGCGTGCCACCGCTACTGGTAGCGCTGATCTACGCGCTACTGCTCACCACGACGGTCGTGCCCGGCTTCTGGGCGTGGGCGTGGTGGCAGGCCCGCCGCCCGCAGGCCGGAGACCCACTGCCGTCCCTCGCCCGCACCCGCGACGTCGACGAACTCATCGGCGCGACCGCGCTTGCGCGGGCACAGCGGCTACGGCCGAGCCTCGCCGGACGTGCACCCAAGCAGGTGCCCGCCACCGCGATCGGCATCGCGCTTGGACGACTCGTCACCGGGGGCCGCCGCGGGCCGGTGCTGCGGTCCAGTTGGGAAGACGTGCTCCTCGCCGTGATGGCGCCCCGGGCCGGCAAGACGACCAGCCTCGCCGTGCCCCCGATCCTGGACGCACCGGGACCGGTGCTCGCTACCAGCAACCGCTCCGACCTGTGGGCGGCCACCGCCCGAGCCCGCGAGCGGGTCGGCCGGGTCTGGACGTTCGACCCACAGCGGGTCACCCGGCAACCTCAAACCCTCTGGTGGAACCCCCTGGCCACCATCAACGGTGTCGAGGAAGCCGCACGGCTCGCCGACCATTTCATCCAGGAGATCCGGGGCGTCGGTTCCTCCGACCCGTTCTGGCCGCTGGCCGCCGGGGACCTGCTCACGTGTCTCTTCCTCGCCGCCGCCAACTCCGGCGG
This is a stretch of genomic DNA from Micromonospora sp. WMMD1082. It encodes these proteins:
- a CDS encoding SCO6880 family protein, which translates into the protein MPTNAQAEETRTYGGWRRARPLGMFGLGFGQTMVVLAAMTVALITVSVSLTALAVVGPVCLIVIVGNVAQWDGVSLAQALVQRFRWVAGSGRGRTSFRSGVMSAQEHAWQLPGVLAPTVLLSVDDGHGGTYGVVWHRRLRTMTVTLRCAAQSTWLADPEAATAWVSNWGGWLAGLGHVPIVRWVAVTVDTAPDSGTRLADYITGRLAPDGPAAAVRVIQQLIAAAPQAAADVQTTVSITFEPAASPARPKTVPDCLAEVDRALPGLQDALAGCGLTVLGRATAAQIAGIVRHAFDPTSRGEVTRLLSAAPDAAAELLDWSNAGPVAAEEHTDRYEHDGATSVTWAWHEAPRQPVTHHVLARLLAPGEQPKRVTLLYRPMTAGQAAGEVERQVNAAQFRSAYRRARKLDPTARDIADHEQAAQAAREEALGAGVGLISLWVTTTVLDPADLGRAVADVESRAETCKVRLRRLWRSQAAGFAVTLPAGICPPVLAQQWPN